In Symmachiella dynata, the following are encoded in one genomic region:
- the glpK gene encoding glycerol kinase GlpK: MSQYVLALDQGTTSSRAIVFGHDGRAVATAQQEFEQIFPKPGEVEHDPEAIWETQLATARQALAEAGIGAEDVAAIGVTNQRETAILWDRNTGKAVHNAIVWQSRLTAPICDRLKAAGHEQTFREKTGLVVDAYFSGTKVKHLLDTIDGLRARAEAGDVLFGTVDSYLIWRLTGGKVHITDYTNASRTLMYNIHTLDWDDELLKILDVPRAMLPTVCNSSEVYGETDEQLFGGKIPIAGIAGDQQAATFGQACFEVGTAKNTYGTGCFMLLNTGDKAVKSENGLLTTIAWGIGGEITYCLEGSIFIAGAVVQWLRDGLGLITDSADVEKLAATVPDTGDVYFVPALVGLGTPDWDQNARGTIVGLTRGTTQGHLARAALESMAFQTRDVLEAMQRDSGVTLENLRVDGGASANNLLMQFQSDVLGVPVLRPVVAETTALGAAYLAGLAVGFWKDRSDVTKNWALDREFTPEMSTEEGDARYARWREAVSRSRNWAEPS; encoded by the coding sequence ATGTCTCAGTATGTATTGGCATTGGATCAAGGGACAACCTCCAGCCGCGCTATCGTTTTTGGTCATGACGGCCGTGCTGTAGCGACCGCGCAGCAGGAATTTGAACAGATCTTCCCCAAACCGGGCGAGGTAGAGCACGACCCCGAAGCGATCTGGGAGACGCAGTTGGCCACCGCACGGCAGGCGCTGGCTGAGGCGGGTATTGGGGCCGAGGATGTGGCTGCGATTGGCGTGACCAATCAGCGGGAAACGGCGATTCTGTGGGACCGAAACACCGGAAAAGCGGTGCACAATGCCATTGTTTGGCAAAGCCGATTGACCGCGCCGATTTGTGATCGACTCAAGGCCGCGGGGCACGAACAGACGTTTCGAGAGAAGACCGGTCTGGTTGTCGATGCGTATTTTTCCGGCACAAAGGTCAAACATCTCCTCGATACGATCGACGGTCTCCGCGCACGGGCCGAGGCAGGAGACGTGCTGTTTGGCACCGTCGATAGTTACTTGATTTGGCGATTGACCGGCGGCAAGGTGCATATCACCGATTACACCAATGCCAGCCGCACATTGATGTACAACATCCACACGCTCGATTGGGATGACGAGTTACTCAAAATTCTCGATGTTCCCCGTGCGATGCTCCCGACCGTCTGTAATTCCAGCGAAGTCTATGGAGAGACCGACGAACAACTCTTCGGCGGAAAAATCCCGATCGCGGGAATCGCCGGTGACCAGCAGGCTGCCACATTTGGTCAAGCCTGTTTTGAGGTCGGCACGGCCAAAAATACGTATGGCACCGGCTGCTTTATGTTGCTCAATACGGGGGACAAAGCGGTCAAGTCAGAAAACGGTCTGTTGACGACCATCGCTTGGGGTATTGGTGGCGAAATCACCTATTGCTTGGAAGGCTCGATTTTCATCGCCGGCGCGGTGGTGCAATGGTTGCGCGACGGTTTAGGACTGATTACGGATTCGGCGGATGTCGAGAAACTCGCGGCGACGGTGCCTGATACGGGGGATGTGTACTTTGTCCCCGCTCTGGTCGGTTTGGGAACGCCCGATTGGGATCAAAATGCACGCGGCACGATCGTGGGGCTCACGCGAGGGACGACGCAGGGACATTTGGCGCGGGCTGCGCTGGAATCGATGGCGTTTCAAACACGGGATGTCTTGGAAGCGATGCAACGTGACTCCGGGGTGACCTTGGAGAATTTGCGAGTCGATGGCGGCGCCTCAGCCAATAACCTGCTGATGCAATTTCAATCGGATGTGCTGGGCGTCCCTGTCCTGCGGCCAGTCGTTGCCGAGACGACAGCCTTGGGGGCCGCTTATTTGGCGGGTTTGGCGGTTGGTTTTTGGAAAGATCGCTCCGACGTGACCAAGAATTGGGCGCTCGATCGAGAGTTCACTCCAGAAATGTCGACCGAAGAAGGCGATGCACGCTACGCACGCTGGCGTGAGGCGGTCAGCCGTTCCAGGAATTGGGCTGAACCGTCATAA
- a CDS encoding DUF6793 family protein, with the protein MALYEIETSAHIMVGWAETRDKAEAIAKENYPEEDILRVTQRPRDLWVISKRLLGIEGSSDPCDTARDCLARAAGDKVHAIRLYMLDTGVDLHEAQKAIETNMSLGW; encoded by the coding sequence ATGGCCTTGTATGAAATTGAGACGAGTGCCCACATTATGGTGGGGTGGGCAGAAACGCGAGATAAGGCTGAAGCAATCGCTAAAGAGAACTATCCCGAAGAGGATATTCTGCGCGTCACACAACGTCCGCGTGACTTGTGGGTGATTTCCAAACGTTTGCTCGGTATTGAAGGCAGCAGCGACCCTTGCGATACGGCTCGCGACTGTTTGGCCCGCGCCGCCGGCGATAAAGTGCATGCCATTCGCCTGTACATGCTCGATACGGGTGTGGATTTGCATGAAGCACAAAAAGCGATCGAAACGAACATGTCTCTGGGCTGGTAG
- the tsaB gene encoding tRNA (adenosine(37)-N6)-threonylcarbamoyltransferase complex dimerization subunit type 1 TsaB — translation MLTLGLETSLIPGSIALCDNGVCLEERTLQTDRRHAETLIPEIQGLLAEHGYHLRDCRAVAVSEGPGSFTGLRIGVTCAKTLAYATGAPVAAIPTLTAVAHNVVDDVQRLFVVSDAQRKQLFCAEFGRDDHGIWEPVSAITIVDADQFASQCTPHDHVTGPGLIKFAELFRDRCTILPPATWMPHAAVIARFGEQEIRAKRTADIWALQPFYLRKSAAEERWVG, via the coding sequence ATGCTAACCCTCGGTCTCGAAACCTCACTGATTCCCGGTTCCATCGCGTTGTGCGATAATGGGGTCTGTTTGGAAGAACGTACGCTACAGACCGATCGTCGGCATGCGGAGACTCTTATTCCGGAAATTCAAGGGCTGTTGGCTGAGCATGGATATCATTTACGCGATTGCCGGGCAGTTGCCGTCAGCGAAGGGCCCGGCAGTTTTACCGGTTTGCGAATTGGGGTGACCTGCGCCAAGACATTGGCCTATGCCACCGGTGCCCCAGTGGCGGCAATACCCACCTTGACTGCCGTCGCACACAATGTGGTCGACGATGTGCAGCGTCTGTTTGTGGTCAGCGATGCGCAGCGGAAGCAGCTGTTCTGCGCTGAATTTGGCCGTGATGATCACGGGATTTGGGAACCGGTATCTGCAATTACAATCGTCGATGCGGACCAATTCGCCAGCCAATGCACTCCGCACGACCATGTGACGGGCCCCGGGTTGATCAAATTCGCGGAGCTATTCCGAGATCGTTGCACAATTTTACCCCCGGCCACCTGGATGCCGCACGCCGCGGTGATTGCCCGGTTCGGGGAGCAAGAAATTCGAGCAAAGCGCACTGCGGATATCTGGGCGTTACAACCGTTCTACCTCCGAAAAAGCGCCGCTGAGGAGCGGTGGGTGGGGTGA
- a CDS encoding ABC transporter ATP-binding protein, giving the protein MSDLVVRQVTKTFETPAGGLAVLSGSALEMSRGEAVAITGPSGSGKSTLLYIIGTLDHATSGNVSILGTDPAPMTPAALAKFRNDEIGFIFQDHHLLPQCSVLENVLLPTLAGAGTGTEEEQRATQLLERVGLGERLTHRPAQLSGGERQRVAVCRALINQPSLLLADEPTGNLDRQTATAVGSLLLELREEQNTMLITVTHSTELAERFPRWCELVDGKLVERKTTAPAS; this is encoded by the coding sequence ATGAGCGATCTTGTTGTCCGCCAAGTGACGAAGACGTTTGAAACGCCAGCGGGGGGGTTGGCGGTGCTCTCGGGGAGCGCGTTGGAGATGAGTCGCGGCGAGGCTGTTGCGATTACCGGGCCCTCTGGGTCGGGCAAGAGCACGCTGCTGTATATCATCGGGACGCTGGACCACGCGACGTCGGGAAATGTCTCGATTCTGGGAACCGATCCCGCTCCGATGACGCCGGCCGCTTTGGCGAAGTTTCGCAATGACGAGATCGGCTTCATTTTCCAGGACCATCACCTGTTGCCGCAATGTTCAGTGTTGGAGAACGTGCTGTTACCAACGCTGGCCGGGGCGGGAACTGGAACAGAAGAAGAACAACGTGCGACGCAATTGCTTGAGCGGGTTGGCCTGGGCGAACGCCTCACGCACCGACCGGCGCAGCTCTCCGGTGGAGAACGCCAACGTGTGGCTGTCTGCCGGGCGCTGATCAATCAACCCTCGTTACTGCTGGCCGATGAACCGACTGGTAATCTGGACCGCCAAACAGCGACGGCGGTTGGATCGCTGTTGTTGGAACTCCGTGAAGAGCAAAACACGATGCTGATCACCGTCACGCACAGCACGGAATTGGCGGAGCGGTTTCCTCGCTGGTGCGAACTGGTCGACGGAAAACTCGTCGAACGTAAAACAACCGCCCCCGCTTCCTGA
- a CDS encoding ABC transporter permease has protein sequence MLRKLVVSTLFYYWRTNLAVLLGVAAATAVIGGALVVGDSVKDSLRQMTLDRLGQIDHVLTGPRFFEESLADRLDAETQISGKFQPLAPAIVMQVSLETERTGDAQLLRRAGQVNLYGIDARLWDLTEHGNTPLPTDQDLVLSSNLAAALGVSVGDPLVVALEIPSSVPRDSLLGKNDDDVREIVLTVSAILPQESGVGRLGLHPSQQLPLNAFISLDTLQETLDLDQRRRSRSLPNGRVARINALFAAAKSFTDRAPQGADELNTAVSDVLTLADLDLRVRENKTPAYLSLESSRLILETAVADAAEELAGKADTTSPVLVYLINEFRSGKADDAFSMYSVVAGLDADVFTSDAKKPFGPFEFVGPPPQQPLGDNDIILNSWLAEDLQVGVGDEITLAYFLAGSKGELGDDTRTFTVRGITKLDGTPAADLGLTPEVKGITDVDTMDDWEQPFEMDMGRITSRDDSYWTEYRGTPKAFVTLETAQKLWTSRYGDLTSFRFVPGDGETLQAARERWERELPKQLPLKKIGMAFQPIKALGLMAASGTTDFSGLFIGFSFFIILSATILVGLLFRLGIEQRAAGVGLLLAVGFTPKQTRNMLLAEGLAIVATGGLLGVGLAIAYAHLMVYGLKTWWIGAIGTRFLLVSIHPGSLAIGWAISVIVAMLAVWWAMRGINAIPVRRLLSGDAQKLKPVTTAAPRLSKTFKISAGLAILLTVGVLTGLVPQSEAFGGFSWTIVCFFLVGISLLVASLALLSYRLAADTRTSIQGRGLAGLRRLSRQNAARNRSRSVLTAGLIASATFVVAAVAAGHRNPAVERPDKDSGNGGYTFVAESSQPILFDLNSEEGRAEFGLDDDASKAALKTLHSIAQFCVRPGEDASCLNIFQTRLPTILGVPRQLIDPSDGQRRFKFADTPGENPWKLLDEPQEDGTIPVLGDMNTLMYSLHKGIGQTVDVPGGKKLKIMGMFDGSVFQGQLLMSAANFDRVFPHAKGGSQYFLIDVAYDDNKSLAENRQVAEGVEKVLESKIGRGFDAQFVSDRLASFLAVQNTYLSTFLALGGLGLLLGTFGLATVMLRNVFERRNELALMRAVGFRNMSLVWLVLWENGLLLVWGLAAGTLSALAAMLPHLLTTGADVPWGMGAEVLAAIFLAGMFAALFAVRKAVQTPVLETLRGE, from the coding sequence ATGCTACGCAAACTTGTTGTCTCCACGTTGTTTTATTATTGGCGCACGAATCTCGCCGTGCTGCTGGGAGTTGCCGCGGCAACCGCAGTGATTGGCGGCGCGCTGGTCGTGGGCGATTCGGTCAAAGACAGCTTGCGGCAAATGACGCTGGACCGCTTGGGACAAATCGACCATGTCCTGACCGGACCACGATTTTTTGAGGAATCACTGGCTGACCGGCTCGATGCGGAAACCCAAATTAGTGGAAAGTTCCAGCCGCTCGCGCCGGCAATCGTGATGCAGGTCAGCCTCGAAACCGAGCGGACCGGCGATGCGCAACTTTTGCGGCGGGCGGGCCAGGTGAATTTATATGGCATAGATGCGCGGTTGTGGGACCTCACCGAGCATGGCAACACCCCATTGCCGACGGACCAGGACTTAGTCCTCAGCAGCAATCTGGCTGCGGCGCTCGGGGTATCAGTCGGCGATCCGTTGGTGGTCGCGCTCGAGATCCCCAGTTCCGTCCCGCGCGATTCGTTGTTGGGTAAAAATGACGATGATGTGCGCGAGATCGTGCTGACCGTCTCGGCGATTCTGCCGCAAGAATCGGGCGTCGGTCGTTTGGGACTGCACCCCAGCCAACAATTGCCGCTCAACGCATTCATCTCGCTCGACACGCTGCAGGAGACCCTCGATTTGGACCAGCGACGGCGTTCGCGGAGTCTGCCCAACGGTCGCGTCGCACGCATCAACGCCCTATTCGCCGCCGCCAAGTCTTTCACAGACCGCGCCCCGCAAGGTGCCGACGAACTCAATACGGCAGTCAGTGACGTGTTGACGTTGGCCGATTTGGATTTGCGTGTGCGTGAGAACAAAACCCCCGCATATTTATCGCTCGAATCTTCACGGTTGATTTTAGAAACCGCCGTGGCCGATGCTGCGGAGGAACTGGCCGGCAAGGCGGACACGACCTCACCAGTGTTGGTCTATTTGATCAATGAGTTTCGCTCGGGCAAAGCCGATGATGCGTTTTCGATGTACTCCGTCGTCGCCGGTTTAGACGCCGACGTTTTCACTAGCGATGCAAAGAAACCATTCGGGCCATTTGAATTTGTCGGTCCACCACCCCAACAACCGTTGGGTGACAACGACATCATCCTCAACTCCTGGCTGGCTGAGGATCTGCAAGTCGGCGTTGGCGATGAAATTACACTGGCTTACTTTTTGGCGGGGTCGAAGGGCGAATTGGGAGACGATACGCGGACCTTTACGGTGCGTGGCATTACGAAACTCGACGGCACACCGGCGGCGGATCTGGGTTTGACGCCCGAGGTCAAAGGCATTACCGATGTCGACACGATGGACGATTGGGAACAGCCGTTCGAGATGGACATGGGCCGCATTACCTCGCGCGATGATAGCTATTGGACGGAGTATCGCGGCACGCCGAAGGCGTTTGTGACGCTAGAGACTGCCCAGAAACTATGGACTAGCCGTTATGGCGATTTAACGTCGTTTCGATTCGTACCGGGGGACGGCGAAACATTGCAAGCGGCGCGCGAGCGTTGGGAGCGAGAGCTTCCTAAACAATTACCCCTCAAGAAAATCGGCATGGCGTTTCAACCCATCAAAGCGCTGGGCCTGATGGCGGCCAGCGGGACAACTGATTTCAGCGGGCTGTTTATCGGTTTTAGTTTCTTCATCATTCTCTCGGCAACCATCTTAGTCGGGCTGTTGTTTCGACTAGGGATTGAACAACGTGCGGCGGGTGTTGGGCTGTTGTTGGCGGTTGGATTCACCCCGAAACAAACTCGCAACATGTTACTGGCCGAAGGATTGGCGATTGTAGCAACCGGGGGTCTGCTGGGGGTGGGGTTGGCGATTGCTTATGCGCATTTGATGGTGTACGGCTTAAAGACGTGGTGGATCGGCGCGATTGGGACGCGTTTTTTACTGGTCTCGATTCATCCAGGTAGTTTGGCCATCGGCTGGGCGATTTCGGTGATTGTCGCCATGCTCGCCGTTTGGTGGGCCATGCGGGGGATCAATGCGATTCCGGTGCGACGACTGCTTTCCGGCGATGCCCAAAAACTAAAACCAGTTACAACTGCGGCGCCGCGACTCTCGAAAACCTTTAAGATCAGCGCTGGACTGGCAATCTTGCTGACCGTGGGTGTGCTGACCGGGCTGGTTCCGCAGAGTGAAGCCTTCGGCGGGTTCTCTTGGACCATTGTCTGCTTCTTCCTGGTGGGGATTTCGCTGTTGGTGGCATCGCTGGCGCTGTTGTCCTATCGACTGGCAGCGGACACGCGCACGTCGATTCAGGGACGAGGCCTGGCAGGATTGCGACGGCTCAGCCGGCAGAATGCGGCGCGGAATCGGTCGCGGAGCGTGCTGACCGCTGGGTTAATCGCCTCGGCCACATTCGTTGTCGCCGCAGTTGCCGCCGGGCACCGCAACCCGGCTGTCGAACGCCCCGATAAGGACTCCGGCAACGGCGGTTACACGTTCGTTGCCGAGTCGTCACAACCGATTTTGTTCGATCTGAATTCCGAAGAGGGGCGAGCGGAATTTGGCCTCGATGATGACGCTTCTAAAGCGGCGCTGAAGACCCTCCATTCGATCGCGCAATTCTGTGTCCGCCCCGGTGAGGATGCGAGTTGTTTGAACATCTTCCAAACCCGCCTGCCGACGATCCTCGGCGTCCCCCGGCAATTGATCGATCCATCCGATGGCCAACGCCGCTTCAAGTTCGCTGATACGCCCGGCGAGAACCCGTGGAAGTTGTTGGACGAACCGCAGGAAGACGGCACGATTCCCGTGTTGGGCGACATGAATACCCTCATGTACAGTCTGCACAAGGGCATCGGGCAAACGGTCGATGTGCCGGGTGGGAAGAAACTCAAGATCATGGGCATGTTCGACGGCAGCGTGTTTCAGGGACAATTGTTGATGTCGGCGGCGAACTTCGATCGTGTTTTTCCGCATGCAAAAGGAGGCTCGCAATATTTTCTGATCGACGTCGCCTACGACGACAACAAATCGCTCGCCGAAAACCGGCAGGTCGCTGAGGGCGTGGAAAAAGTATTGGAGTCCAAAATCGGTCGTGGATTCGACGCGCAATTTGTCTCGGACCGCTTGGCCAGTTTTTTAGCCGTGCAGAATACGTATCTCTCCACGTTTTTGGCACTGGGGGGACTGGGGCTGCTGTTGGGTACCTTTGGCTTGGCAACAGTGATGCTGCGGAATGTTTTCGAACGGCGGAACGAATTGGCACTGATGCGTGCCGTCGGATTTCGCAACATGAGCCTCGTCTGGCTGGTGCTGTGGGAAAATGGCCTGCTCTTGGTCTGGGGACTGGCAGCCGGAACGCTCTCAGCACTAGCCGCCATGCTCCCACACCTGCTCACAACCGGGGCCGACGTCCCCTGGGGAATGGGTGCGGAAGTCCTAGCGGCGATCTTCCTAGCCGGCATGTTCGCCGCACTGTTCGCCGTCCGCAAAGCAGTCCAAACCCCCGTGCTGGAAACACTGCGCGGCGAATAA
- a CDS encoding DUF4291 domain-containing protein: MDTGPPRRQIRAQFDDHTIRVYQAYSPHIATRALRAQTFVAPFKMSRMTWIKPSFLWMMYRCGWGRKPGQESVLAIDISRAGFEWALHNSCLSHFDAAHDETEEQWTLRKENSPVRIQWDPERDIRLERLEHRSIQIGLSEAAIEKYVHEWIQRISDVTELAHKLETAVANNDAASVQSLLPAELPYSVPGEIQSRIGMLIDE, translated from the coding sequence ATGGATACGGGACCACCACGGCGACAAATTCGGGCACAGTTTGATGACCACACAATACGTGTCTACCAAGCGTATTCACCGCACATCGCAACGCGGGCATTGCGTGCCCAAACGTTCGTTGCGCCGTTTAAGATGTCGCGGATGACGTGGATCAAACCGTCGTTTCTGTGGATGATGTACCGTTGCGGTTGGGGAAGAAAACCGGGGCAGGAGAGCGTCTTGGCGATAGATATTTCGCGAGCAGGATTCGAATGGGCGCTTCACAATAGCTGCCTAAGCCATTTCGATGCTGCCCACGACGAAACCGAGGAACAATGGACTCTCCGCAAAGAAAATTCCCCCGTGCGAATTCAGTGGGATCCGGAACGCGATATCCGGCTGGAACGATTGGAACATCGGTCGATTCAAATTGGACTGTCCGAGGCTGCCATTGAGAAATATGTCCACGAATGGATTCAACGTATCAGCGATGTCACGGAGTTGGCCCATAAACTCGAAACTGCAGTCGCTAATAACGATGCCGCATCAGTGCAGTCTTTACTGCCCGCGGAACTCCCCTATTCGGTTCCGGGTGAGATTCAATCGCGCATCGGTATGCTGATCGACGAATAG
- the hisA gene encoding 1-(5-phosphoribosyl)-5-[(5-phosphoribosylamino)methylideneamino]imidazole-4-carboxamide isomerase, translating to MELLPAIDLRDGKCVRLRQGDYDQETIFGDNPAEMAARWESEGASRLHLVDLDGAKVGRPVNLDAVRAIVERVSIPCQLGGGIRDEASIQLLLDDVGIQRVIVGTQALKHPDWFREMAEKYPGRLILGVDARDGMVATEGWLEVSKTSAIELTQQYAGLDLAAVIYTNIANDGMMAGIDDGTLRDFAELAKTGIPVIASGGVTTLKDIEALLEVERQHPGLNGAIIGRALYEGTIQLPEAVALVQK from the coding sequence ATGGAATTGCTCCCCGCGATTGACCTGCGTGACGGAAAATGTGTCCGCCTGCGACAAGGTGATTACGACCAAGAAACGATCTTTGGCGATAATCCAGCCGAGATGGCTGCGCGTTGGGAAAGCGAAGGAGCCAGCCGGTTGCATCTGGTCGACTTGGACGGTGCCAAAGTCGGTCGGCCGGTGAACCTCGATGCCGTGCGGGCGATTGTCGAGCGGGTCAGTATTCCCTGCCAACTTGGCGGCGGGATCCGCGACGAAGCGTCGATCCAATTGTTGCTCGACGATGTCGGCATTCAGCGGGTGATTGTCGGCACACAGGCGCTGAAGCACCCCGACTGGTTTCGCGAAATGGCGGAAAAATATCCCGGTCGGCTGATTTTGGGCGTCGATGCCCGCGACGGCATGGTCGCCACCGAAGGCTGGCTGGAAGTTTCCAAAACTTCGGCCATCGAGCTAACACAACAATACGCCGGGCTAGACCTGGCAGCGGTGATTTACACCAACATCGCCAACGACGGCATGATGGCCGGCATCGATGACGGCACACTGCGGGACTTTGCCGAATTGGCAAAGACCGGCATCCCCGTCATTGCCTCGGGCGGCGTGACGACACTCAAAGACATCGAAGCTTTGCTAGAAGTCGAGCGACAACATCCCGGCTTAAACGGAGCGATCATCGGCCGCGCGCTGTACGAGGGAACAATTCAACTCCCCGAAGCCGTAGCCCTGGTCCAAAAATAA
- the hisH gene encoding imidazole glycerol phosphate synthase subunit HisH — translation MITIVDYGMGNLRSVQKACERVGIDARVSSDRGEIALAEKLILPGVGAFRDAIAELHKQELVEPILAHIAADRPFLGICLGLQMLLEVSHEDGRYDGLAVIPGEVVRFPDFDDLKVPHMGWNRLKVSGEQPLLAGIPDDAYFYFVHSYYVAPQDKSVVAATSDYGIDFVSMIARGNMFATQFHPEKSQKVGLRLLKNFAEL, via the coding sequence ATGATTACCATCGTAGACTACGGAATGGGCAACCTGCGGAGCGTGCAAAAGGCGTGTGAGCGCGTGGGGATTGATGCGCGCGTCTCATCGGACCGCGGCGAAATTGCTTTGGCGGAAAAACTGATTCTGCCGGGAGTCGGCGCTTTTCGCGATGCGATTGCCGAACTGCACAAACAGGAATTGGTCGAGCCGATTCTGGCCCACATTGCCGCCGACCGCCCTTTTCTGGGGATTTGCCTGGGACTGCAGATGCTGCTGGAGGTCAGCCACGAGGATGGCCGCTACGACGGATTGGCCGTCATCCCCGGCGAAGTGGTCCGCTTTCCCGATTTTGACGACCTCAAAGTTCCCCACATGGGATGGAATCGGCTGAAGGTCTCCGGCGAGCAGCCGCTGTTGGCGGGGATCCCCGACGATGCCTATTTCTACTTCGTGCACAGCTACTATGTCGCCCCGCAGGACAAATCGGTTGTGGCCGCCACGAGCGACTATGGGATCGACTTTGTCTCAATGATCGCACGGGGCAACATGTTCGCCACGCAATTCCACCCCGAGAAAAGTCAAAAGGTCGGATTGCGATTGCTGAAAAATTTCGCCGAACTCTAA
- a CDS encoding DUF1571 domain-containing protein — translation MTRKPRHHALPAGATRPNFLAVLITCSAIGVLVLNFQLEPARAVSRNTAARPVISQIAPRAASPESAGDTSAENGDSTGEQENSSAMLGTVCRGRVALLLNIALLEDGIRMLEKHPGYTANFHKQEWLDEAEELTELQTIEIKNRHKPFSVYMHWLNGDAGREVLFVEGQHGNKMVVHAGGNGLKSKLTLSIAPDSSIAMGESRHPITQAGLLNLAKTMAKFRRRDLAHGDSVECCMGQEQLFNERPCYSFTLNFQDEEIEADYRKSVVLIDKEWSIPVLVQNFGWYDTEDEEMAKLTPEQLDEETFLEYYAFSNINFETELRSDDFEKDSPKYRF, via the coding sequence ATGACGCGAAAGCCACGCCACCACGCCCTGCCTGCGGGCGCGACCCGTCCTAACTTTTTGGCTGTGCTGATCACCTGCTCCGCCATTGGAGTTCTGGTTCTCAATTTTCAATTGGAACCGGCCCGCGCCGTCTCCCGTAACACGGCAGCAAGGCCAGTGATCTCACAAATCGCGCCGCGTGCCGCCTCACCGGAATCAGCCGGAGATACCTCAGCCGAAAACGGCGACTCTACCGGCGAACAAGAGAACAGCTCTGCGATGCTCGGCACGGTCTGCCGCGGACGCGTGGCCTTGTTGCTCAATATTGCGCTGCTGGAAGACGGCATTCGCATGTTGGAAAAACACCCCGGTTATACGGCGAACTTCCACAAACAGGAATGGTTGGACGAAGCCGAAGAACTCACCGAATTGCAGACCATCGAAATCAAAAACCGTCACAAACCGTTTAGCGTCTATATGCATTGGCTCAACGGCGATGCTGGTCGCGAAGTATTGTTCGTCGAAGGCCAACACGGCAACAAAATGGTTGTACATGCCGGCGGCAACGGGCTGAAAAGCAAGCTCACCTTGTCCATCGCCCCCGACAGTTCCATCGCCATGGGCGAATCCCGCCATCCGATCACGCAAGCCGGACTGCTGAACCTCGCCAAAACCATGGCCAAGTTTCGCCGCCGCGATTTGGCACACGGCGACAGCGTCGAATGCTGCATGGGGCAAGAACAACTGTTCAACGAACGTCCCTGTTACAGTTTCACGCTGAATTTCCAAGACGAAGAGATCGAAGCGGACTACCGCAAATCGGTGGTTCTCATCGACAAGGAATGGTCTATCCCCGTGCTCGTTCAAAACTTTGGATGGTACGACACCGAAGATGAAGAGATGGCTAAGCTGACCCCCGAACAGTTGGACGAAGAAACCTTCTTAGAATACTACGCCTTTTCGAATATTAATTTTGAGACCGAATTGCGGAGCGATGATTTCGAAAAGGACAGCCCCAAGTACCGCTTTTAA
- a CDS encoding YdjY domain-containing protein gives MRTFPQILLLLFVTSGMLTTARAADKPAAKKPAKQEKAADALVKLNPEETVLLDLKGKRVLLKTKVVQREAVLEFFCCLSQTLEHESIVSLDSKAMYIHAALLRIGAKPGKPAQFDPEYKPPTGQKIDIFVQWRDKKKTLHRVRAQDWVQRVTRRFYSVPMEKLPNDLKIPAESELRYDKFAKELLWFGPMTEKQKKRLLAWSKDAAYKKGIEKFFDDSQPRKMTAEWVFAGSQFVRDEPGGPEYYLAESGQIISVANFSSSIIDVAMKSTDAEANLLFEAATDQIPPLGTEVTVELIPQFKPVKGEASKKPATTSKTTPSKSSKK, from the coding sequence ATGAGAACATTTCCGCAAATTCTGCTTCTGCTTTTCGTGACCAGCGGAATGTTGACGACAGCCCGCGCCGCCGACAAACCAGCCGCTAAGAAACCGGCCAAGCAGGAAAAAGCTGCCGATGCCTTGGTTAAATTGAATCCCGAAGAGACGGTGTTGCTGGACTTAAAAGGCAAACGCGTTTTGCTGAAGACCAAAGTCGTGCAACGCGAAGCGGTCTTGGAGTTTTTCTGTTGTTTGTCTCAAACTCTGGAACACGAATCGATCGTCTCCTTGGATTCCAAGGCGATGTACATCCATGCTGCGTTGCTGCGGATAGGTGCGAAGCCGGGCAAACCGGCGCAATTCGATCCGGAATACAAACCGCCCACCGGCCAGAAGATCGACATCTTTGTGCAATGGCGGGATAAAAAGAAAACCCTGCATCGCGTTCGCGCTCAAGATTGGGTACAGCGCGTTACGCGGCGGTTCTATTCCGTGCCGATGGAAAAATTACCCAACGATCTCAAAATTCCCGCCGAATCGGAGTTGCGCTACGACAAGTTCGCCAAGGAGTTGCTGTGGTTCGGTCCCATGACTGAGAAACAAAAAAAACGCCTGCTCGCTTGGAGCAAGGATGCGGCCTACAAAAAGGGGATCGAGAAATTTTTCGACGACAGCCAACCACGGAAGATGACTGCCGAGTGGGTGTTCGCCGGTAGTCAGTTCGTGCGCGACGAACCGGGTGGCCCGGAATACTATTTGGCCGAATCGGGACAGATTATCAGCGTCGCCAATTTCTCTTCTTCAATCATCGATGTCGCTATGAAGAGCACCGATGCCGAGGCGAACCTGCTTTTCGAGGCGGCGACCGACCAGATCCCTCCCCTGGGAACCGAAGTCACTGTCGAGTTGATTCCGCAATTCAAACCGGTCAAAGGCGAAGCGTCGAAAAAGCCAGCCACAACCTCGAAAACCACGCCGTCAAAATCTTCTAAAAAGTGA